One segment of Campylobacter hominis ATCC BAA-381 DNA contains the following:
- the hcp gene encoding hydroxylamine reductase: MNELQMFCHQCQMSAPGGCGAKGQKMGTCGKNSTLANLQDAMIFGLKGMSAYRHHAQELSADTKEVDKIIADTLYFTLTNSNFNFDEHIERLLKVGEGGVKVMKILSEAHTAVFGVPSPVKITQNKASGKAILVSGHNLSALKKLLEQTENLGINIYTHSEMLPAHGYPKLRKFSHLKGNIGKAWFDQTKLFNDFGGAILMTTNCIVPLKKSCTYKDRLFGYQIAGTDGIKRIENDDFSPLIQKALSLPDISGFDSDEIITTGHHYKTILSMADEILSAVKDGKIRKFFVIAGCDAPGKGRDYYRQLAVSLPKDCVILTSSCGKFRFNDVDFGFIEGTNIPRYLDLGQCNDSNGATEIAMALSKATGIAVNDLPIEIVLMWMEQKAVIILLALFYLGIKNIHVGPTLPEFFNDEILEFLKEKFNLSLISGDAKADLEKFLA, encoded by the coding sequence ATGAACGAACTTCAAATGTTTTGTCATCAATGTCAAATGAGCGCACCTGGCGGTTGCGGCGCAAAAGGTCAAAAAATGGGAACCTGTGGTAAAAATTCAACTTTGGCTAATTTGCAAGATGCGATGATTTTCGGATTAAAAGGAATGAGCGCGTATCGTCACCACGCGCAAGAACTTAGCGCTGATACGAAAGAAGTTGATAAAATCATTGCAGATACGCTTTATTTTACGCTTACAAACTCAAATTTCAACTTTGATGAGCATATAGAAAGACTTTTAAAAGTCGGCGAAGGCGGAGTTAAAGTTATGAAAATTTTAAGTGAAGCTCATACTGCAGTTTTTGGTGTGCCAAGTCCGGTAAAAATTACGCAAAATAAAGCAAGTGGCAAGGCAATTTTGGTCAGCGGTCACAATCTTTCGGCACTCAAAAAACTTTTGGAACAAACGGAAAATCTAGGCATAAATATCTACACTCACTCTGAAATGTTGCCGGCTCACGGTTATCCGAAGTTAAGGAAATTTTCTCATCTTAAAGGAAATATCGGCAAAGCATGGTTTGATCAAACTAAACTTTTTAACGATTTCGGTGGAGCGATTTTGATGACTACAAATTGCATAGTTCCTTTAAAAAAATCCTGCACTTATAAAGACAGACTTTTCGGATACCAAATCGCAGGAACGGACGGTATAAAGCGTATCGAAAATGATGATTTCTCGCCTTTAATACAAAAAGCTTTGAGTTTGCCGGATATCAGCGGATTTGACAGTGATGAAATCATAACGACAGGACACCATTATAAAACTATTTTATCAATGGCTGATGAAATTTTAAGCGCTGTAAAAGACGGAAAAATAAGAAAATTTTTTGTCATCGCAGGATGTGATGCACCCGGAAAAGGTAGAGATTATTATAGACAATTAGCCGTTTCTTTGCCAAAAGATTGCGTGATTTTAACGTCAAGTTGCGGAAAATTCAGATTTAATGACGTAGATTTCGGCTTTATAGAAGGCACAAATATTCCAAGATATTTGGACCTTGGTCAATGCAACGACAGCAACGGTGCAACGGAAATCGCAATGGCGCTAAGCAAAGCGACAGGAATTGCGGTAAATGATTTGCCGATAGAAATCGTGTTAATGTGGATGGAGCAAAAAGCTGTGATAATTCTTCTTGCACTTTTTTATTTGGGTATAAAAAACATCCACGTAGGACCTACTCTTCCTGAGTTTTTCAATGATGAAATTTTGGAATTTTTAAAAGAAAAATTCAATCTTTCTTTAATCAGCGGCGACGCAAAAGCCGATTTGGAAAAATTTTTGGCTTAA
- a CDS encoding lytic transglycosylase domain-containing protein: MNLLIRCSVICAILYGFAVGEILPYEKLKNEPKSLAKDYYIYRLADETKYNKSELAVLRNDVYRYKGKLAKKLDAILGAEKINKKCAGFGIKNILKADDACKKVIINPNFISRLSSKNRAVLLNELVKFPNLINLINGMNAKNPAIYFADTLDVENYFIYFNSLSQKEREIKFNFELTPDFANALSQTYAFKGMLEDIVIKDKMQILAHSLLYINPANLGDEIAFLLGINAVKFKSDDKAFGFFKAAAYNSKKIGISQNAKFWMYLINGDKTALKELANSDYYDIYSIIAKEKLGNRTLSVIIPKPSLNAPKNYDISDPFAWVKTKNKADVANEAELKKMAMFFDTKATIGEYSYIMNKLNKKDNFYAMPFMEFIGTDDLRRQALILALARQESRFVPSAISTSYALGMMQFMPFVANDIAKKQGLAEFDQDNMFKPEVAYKFANIHLDYLENYLISPVFIAYAYNGGVGFTNRMLKNGLFDKKGKYEPYLAMELVPYAESRDYAKKVLANFVIYAQILGLKVSAEDEILKLSSSEKSDKVR; the protein is encoded by the coding sequence TTGAATTTGCTTATTCGATGTAGTGTTATTTGCGCTATTTTGTACGGTTTTGCGGTAGGCGAAATTTTGCCATATGAAAAGCTTAAAAACGAGCCGAAATCTTTGGCGAAAGATTATTATATTTACAGACTTGCCGATGAAACAAAGTATAATAAAAGCGAACTTGCCGTGCTTAGAAATGATGTATATCGTTATAAAGGCAAACTTGCGAAAAAACTTGACGCTATTTTGGGAGCTGAAAAAATTAATAAAAAATGTGCCGGTTTCGGTATAAAAAATATTTTAAAAGCCGACGATGCTTGTAAAAAAGTCATAATAAATCCGAATTTTATCAGCAGACTTTCATCAAAAAATCGCGCCGTTTTGCTCAATGAACTTGTAAAATTTCCAAATTTAATCAATCTTATAAACGGCATGAACGCCAAAAATCCTGCAATTTATTTTGCAGATACTTTAGACGTGGAAAATTATTTCATATATTTTAATTCTTTAAGCCAAAAAGAGCGTGAGATAAAATTTAACTTTGAATTGACGCCCGATTTTGCAAATGCTTTGTCTCAAACATACGCTTTTAAAGGAATGTTAGAAGATATTGTTATAAAAGATAAAATGCAAATTTTAGCGCATTCTTTATTGTATATAAATCCTGCTAATTTGGGTGATGAAATAGCATTTTTACTTGGAATAAACGCCGTTAAATTTAAGTCGGACGATAAAGCTTTCGGATTTTTTAAAGCCGCCGCCTATAATTCAAAAAAAATCGGAATTTCTCAAAATGCAAAATTTTGGATGTATCTTATAAATGGTGATAAAACGGCTTTAAAAGAGCTTGCAAATAGCGATTATTACGATATTTATTCAATAATCGCAAAAGAAAAACTTGGAAACAGAACATTAAGCGTAATTATTCCGAAACCTTCTTTAAACGCGCCAAAAAATTATGATATCAGTGATCCGTTCGCCTGGGTAAAAACTAAAAATAAAGCTGACGTTGCAAATGAAGCTGAGCTTAAAAAAATGGCGATGTTCTTTGATACGAAAGCTACAATCGGCGAATACAGCTATATAATGAATAAACTTAATAAAAAAGATAATTTTTATGCGATGCCTTTTATGGAATTTATAGGCACGGACGATTTGCGCAGGCAGGCTCTTATTTTAGCACTTGCAAGGCAGGAAAGTAGATTCGTTCCATCAGCAATTTCAACATCTTATGCACTTGGAATGATGCAGTTTATGCCATTTGTGGCGAATGACATAGCCAAAAAGCAAGGCTTAGCGGAATTCGATCAGGACAATATGTTTAAACCTGAAGTCGCTTATAAGTTTGCAAATATACATTTGGATTATTTGGAAAATTATTTAATCAGCCCTGTTTTTATAGCTTACGCTTACAATGGCGGTGTCGGCTTTACAAACAGAATGCTGAAAAATGGGCTTTTTGATAAAAAAGGCAAATATGAACCGTATCTTGCAATGGAACTTGTGCCTTATGCCGAAAGCAGGGATTATGCTAAAAAGGTATTGGCAAACTTTGTAATCTACGCTCAAATTTTAGGTCTTAAAGTCTCGGCGGAAGATGAAATTTTAAAACTGAGCAGTTCTGAAAAAAGTGACAAAGTTCGCTGA
- a CDS encoding YggT family protein, whose product MILKTFLIAIAEISHIAIYAYTIVIFIACILSFVRPDPYNKFVQIIYRLSEPVFAFFRRKIPTTFGGLDLSPLIVFFILAFIDKFFVRLLLEFAYSM is encoded by the coding sequence ATGATTTTAAAGACTTTTTTGATAGCGATAGCTGAAATTTCGCATATCGCGATTTACGCTTATACGATTGTGATTTTTATAGCTTGTATTCTTAGTTTTGTCAGGCCCGATCCATACAATAAATTCGTGCAGATTATTTACCGCTTGAGTGAGCCTGTATTTGCATTTTTTCGTCGTAAAATTCCAACGACTTTCGGCGGACTTGATCTTTCGCCGTTAATTGTATTTTTTATCTTGGCTTTTATTGATAAATTTTTTGTAAGGCTTTTACTTGAATTTGCTTATTCGATGTAG
- the gltX gene encoding glutamate--tRNA ligase, with the protein MYRFAPSPTGDMHIGNLRAAIFNYICSLQDKSGFILRIEDTDTARNISGKGEEIKEILKQFGIKWDKLYIQSENLKFHRELASKLLNDKKAFCCFCSEEELAAKKAAAKKAGVAYRYDGTCEKLSDLEVLNCEKPFVIRMKKPNRILKFNDLIKGEIGFEPENIDSFVIMRVDKTPTYNFACAVDDMLEGVTCVIRGEDHVSNTPKQNWIRECLGYTEEISYAHLPIILNEDGKKMSKRENSSSVKWLLQSGYLPEAIANYLILLGNKTPCEVFTLDEAVEWFDISKISKNPAKFDISKLAFLNREHIKRADSARLVEVFGLDESFSELIKFYTQEASLVGEIKEKIKSIFSKKEIPAEFAENVKILKDEILKIKELPENFENFKEILTKATNLKGKNFFMPLRILLTGANHGPELKELYPLLRSQIKRIVNL; encoded by the coding sequence ATGTACAGATTTGCACCAAGCCCTACAGGAGATATGCATATAGGCAATTTGCGCGCTGCGATTTTTAATTATATATGCTCACTGCAAGATAAAAGCGGATTTATTTTGCGTATCGAGGATACCGATACAGCGCGAAATATCAGCGGAAAAGGCGAAGAGATAAAAGAGATTTTAAAACAATTCGGTATAAAATGGGATAAACTTTATATTCAAAGCGAAAATTTGAAATTTCACCGCGAGCTTGCAAGCAAACTTTTAAATGATAAAAAGGCATTTTGTTGTTTTTGCAGTGAAGAAGAGCTTGCCGCAAAAAAAGCCGCTGCAAAAAAAGCCGGCGTGGCTTATCGCTACGATGGAACTTGTGAAAAGCTTAGTGATTTGGAGGTTTTAAATTGTGAAAAACCTTTTGTAATTCGTATGAAAAAACCGAATCGCATTTTGAAATTTAATGATTTAATCAAAGGCGAAATCGGTTTTGAGCCTGAAAATATTGATAGTTTCGTCATTATGAGAGTTGATAAAACGCCTACTTATAATTTCGCCTGCGCAGTTGATGATATGTTGGAAGGCGTAACCTGTGTCATTCGTGGTGAAGACCATGTATCAAATACGCCAAAACAAAATTGGATAAGAGAGTGTCTTGGTTATACGGAGGAAATTTCTTATGCGCATTTGCCGATAATTTTAAATGAAGATGGCAAAAAAATGAGCAAAAGAGAGAACAGCTCATCTGTTAAATGGCTTTTGCAAAGCGGATATTTACCGGAAGCCATCGCAAATTATCTGATTTTGCTTGGAAATAAAACGCCGTGTGAAGTTTTTACGTTGGATGAAGCGGTGGAGTGGTTTGATATAAGTAAAATTTCTAAAAATCCTGCGAAATTTGATATAAGCAAACTCGCATTTTTAAATAGAGAGCACATCAAAAGAGCTGATTCTGCACGTTTAGTTGAGGTTTTCGGACTGGATGAGAGTTTTTCAGAGCTGATTAAATTTTATACGCAAGAAGCAAGTCTGGTCGGTGAAATAAAAGAAAAAATAAAATCAATTTTTTCTAAAAAAGAAATTCCTGCCGAATTCGCTGAAAACGTTAAAATTTTAAAAGATGAAATTTTGAAAATTAAAGAACTTCCTGAAAATTTTGAAAATTTCAAAGAAATTTTAACGAAAGCCACAAATTTAAAAGGCAAAAATTTCTTTATGCCGCTTCGCATTTTGCTTACAGGTGCAAACCATGGACCGGAATTAAAAGAGCTTTATCCGCTTTTGCGTTCACAAATCAAAAGGATAGTTAATTTATGA
- the mscL gene encoding large-conductance mechanosensitive channel protein MscL produces the protein MSFIKEFKEFAVKGNVIDMAVGVVIGSAFGKIVSSLVGDVIMPVVGVLTGGVNFTDLKITIKEAVGENAAVTINYGNFIQVTIDFLIIAFCIFLAIKAINQLKKPEKQEPKAPAEPNDEVKLLSEIRDLLKK, from the coding sequence ATGAGCTTCATAAAAGAATTTAAAGAATTTGCCGTAAAAGGCAATGTCATAGATATGGCTGTGGGCGTTGTAATAGGAAGTGCTTTCGGTAAAATTGTAAGTTCTCTCGTAGGCGATGTAATTATGCCTGTTGTCGGCGTTTTAACAGGTGGCGTAAATTTTACGGATCTAAAAATAACAATAAAAGAAGCTGTCGGAGAAAATGCTGCCGTAACGATAAACTACGGCAATTTTATACAAGTTACGATTGATTTTTTGATAATCGCATTTTGTATTTTTTTAGCCATTAAAGCAATCAATCAACTGAAAAAACCTGAAAAACAAGAGCCGAAGGCGCCTGCTGAGCCTAACGACGAAGTTAAACTTTTAAGCGAAATTAGAGATTTACTTAAAAAATGA
- a CDS encoding Crp/Fnr family transcriptional regulator: MKFEKLPFYSKLDANEREILQNISFVKHYNEDEILFFAGEKSKYLLFLLSGEVKIYKTAARAKEIVLHILKAPCFVAEVAIFEEMEFPASAVFTKSGEILKIDYEKFKANFFCKQEICLELLRSVSKKVCAIEGFVSDSLILSAEQKTAQFLLNNFDKFLKQKKTQTANDLNISQETLSRILANFKKEKILITDKNGKLEIRDAAELEKILGN, from the coding sequence ATGAAGTTTGAAAAATTGCCGTTTTACAGCAAACTTGACGCAAATGAGCGCGAAATTTTACAAAATATCAGTTTTGTAAAGCATTATAATGAAGATGAAATTTTGTTTTTTGCCGGAGAAAAAAGCAAATATCTACTATTTTTACTAAGCGGCGAAGTAAAAATTTACAAAACCGCAGCGCGCGCAAAAGAGATAGTTCTGCATATCTTAAAGGCGCCGTGTTTTGTCGCTGAAGTGGCGATTTTCGAAGAAATGGAATTTCCTGCAAGCGCCGTTTTTACGAAAAGCGGCGAAATTTTAAAAATAGATTACGAAAAATTTAAAGCGAACTTTTTTTGCAAACAGGAAATTTGTTTGGAACTTTTGCGCTCGGTTTCCAAAAAAGTTTGCGCTATCGAAGGCTTTGTAAGCGACAGTCTGATACTTTCGGCGGAGCAAAAAACGGCGCAATTTTTGCTGAATAATTTTGATAAATTTTTAAAACAGAAAAAAACGCAAACTGCAAATGATCTGAACATTTCGCAAGAAACGCTTTCAAGAATTTTGGCAAATTTTAAAAAAGAGAAAATTTTAATTACGGATAAAAATGGAAAATTAGAAATCCGAGACGCCGCGGAATTGGAAAAAATTTTAGGAAATTAA
- a CDS encoding metallophosphoesterase, whose amino-acid sequence MKFIVASIAIFFLLNLIIFEILKQYFNIKISAFICIFCFFCSSIFFITLNLNFSSNFIEILARKFSVFMMGANFLLFFFCLIFYILNLSLERVEFDPQRREILKNCINFGLIILFFSTLFKSFFNAIKTPKVKTTEIFIRNLKEQVSFCVISDLHIGNFIDKKFVHNLVNKILSEKFDALLIVGDMFDIKAGDIGDLLDDFDRIEQPKFFVTGNHEYYRGALELINALESRNFRVLQNENEVFKNINLIGLNDIAAPQFGYEVNFKKALKETLPGLPRIVLAHQPKFVRDYAEDDLVDLFICGHTHAGQIFPFSILAKIANGYLYGLYKEKNRQIYVSSGAGFWGPPIRFLAPSEIAILNLRRKI is encoded by the coding sequence TTGAAATTTATAGTCGCTTCAATTGCAATTTTTTTCTTACTTAATTTAATAATTTTTGAAATTTTAAAACAGTATTTTAACATCAAAATTTCGGCATTTATCTGCATTTTTTGTTTCTTTTGTTCATCGATTTTTTTTATAACTTTAAACTTAAATTTTTCATCGAATTTTATTGAAATTTTGGCAAGAAAATTTTCCGTTTTTATGATGGGGGCGAATTTTTTACTTTTCTTTTTTTGTCTGATTTTCTATATCCTGAATTTAAGCCTGGAAAGAGTCGAATTTGATCCGCAAAGAAGGGAAATTTTAAAAAATTGCATAAATTTCGGGCTTATAATTCTGTTTTTCAGCACACTTTTTAAAAGTTTTTTTAACGCAATTAAAACCCCGAAAGTAAAAACAACTGAAATTTTTATCAGAAATTTAAAAGAACAGGTAAGTTTTTGCGTCATTAGCGACCTTCATATCGGAAATTTTATAGATAAAAAATTCGTGCACAATTTGGTAAATAAAATTTTATCTGAAAAATTTGACGCGCTTTTAATCGTAGGCGATATGTTTGACATCAAAGCGGGCGATATAGGCGATTTGTTGGATGATTTCGACAGAATTGAACAGCCGAAATTTTTTGTAACAGGAAATCACGAATATTACCGTGGTGCTTTAGAACTTATAAATGCGCTTGAATCGCGCAATTTTCGCGTTTTACAAAATGAAAATGAAGTTTTTAAAAATATAAACTTAATCGGTCTGAATGACATCGCGGCACCACAATTCGGATACGAAGTAAATTTCAAAAAGGCTTTAAAAGAGACTCTACCTGGACTACCGAGAATAGTTTTAGCTCATCAGCCGAAATTTGTGAGAGATTACGCAGAAGACGATTTAGTCGATCTGTTTATTTGCGGACATACTCACGCAGGGCAGATTTTTCCGTTTTCCATTTTAGCTAAGATTGCAAATGGCTATCTTTATGGACTTTATAAAGAAAAAAACAGACAAATTTATGTAAGCAGCGGAGCGGGTTTTTGGGGACCGCCGATCAGATTTCTGGCTCCAAGCGAAATTGCAATTTTAAATTTAAGGAGAAAAATTTGA
- a CDS encoding phosphatidylserine decarboxylase yields the protein MLANFHFPSKLQNFINKQYIKAFNIDMSEFKNVENYKSLNELFTRSLIKQRDFSDLRNDFISPSDGMIFECGKSESFKAFSIKGREYDIKELLGELAPQKKQNFEYANIYLSPKDYHHYHAPCDISVLSALYIPADLYSVAAKVLLKIPRVYEKNERVILKCKMANDAFLWLVFVGALNVGKMKFDFDDRIKTNAKNRQISKYNYENLKIKKGEHLGNFELGSTIVIIAENESLKFSCNRGESIKFGQNLAKISNL from the coding sequence ATGCTGGCAAATTTTCATTTTCCGAGCAAGTTACAAAATTTTATAAATAAACAATATATAAAAGCTTTTAATATCGATATGAGTGAGTTTAAAAACGTAGAAAACTATAAAAGTTTAAATGAGCTTTTTACACGTTCATTAATAAAACAGCGTGATTTTTCCGATTTACGGAATGATTTTATAAGTCCAAGCGATGGAATGATTTTTGAATGCGGCAAAAGCGAAAGTTTTAAAGCTTTCAGCATAAAAGGGCGTGAATACGACATAAAAGAGCTTTTAGGCGAACTCGCACCGCAAAAAAAGCAAAATTTCGAGTATGCGAATATCTATCTTTCACCGAAAGATTATCATCATTATCACGCACCTTGTGATATTTCAGTGCTTTCAGCGCTTTATATTCCTGCTGATCTTTATAGCGTAGCGGCAAAAGTTTTACTTAAAATTCCACGAGTGTATGAGAAAAATGAGCGCGTGATTTTAAAGTGTAAAATGGCTAATGACGCATTTTTATGGCTTGTTTTTGTGGGAGCTTTGAATGTCGGAAAAATGAAATTCGATTTTGACGACAGAATCAAAACAAACGCCAAAAATCGTCAAATTTCAAAATATAACTACGAAAATTTAAAAATAAAAAAGGGTGAACATCTGGGAAATTTTGAGTTGGGTTCCACTATCGTAATAATCGCTGAAAATGAGAGCTTGAAATTTTCGTGTAACCGTGGCGAAAGTATAAAATTCGGTCAAAATTTGGCGAAAATTTCAAATTTATAG
- a CDS encoding prepilin-type N-terminal cleavage/methylation domain-containing protein, whose protein sequence is MKKAFTMIELIFVIVVLGILAGIAVPRLAATRDDATIAKMRGDLASIRSGISLKRSQNMMRGNIGWPELGANFSNVVQGGIKAGNDKNGWTQDAQNANSFKGCVAAGKCANFTYDTTNGNITCTGTACDMLGY, encoded by the coding sequence ATGAAAAAAGCTTTTACAATGATTGAACTTATATTTGTTATTGTTGTTTTAGGAATTTTAGCAGGTATTGCCGTTCCTCGCCTGGCTGCCACAAGAGATGATGCCACTATTGCTAAAATGCGTGGCGATTTGGCTTCTATAAGAAGCGGAATTTCGCTAAAAAGATCTCAAAATATGATGAGAGGAAATATAGGATGGCCTGAATTGGGAGCTAATTTCTCAAATGTCGTTCAAGGCGGCATAAAAGCAGGAAACGATAAAAATGGCTGGACACAAGACGCACAAAACGCAAATAGTTTTAAAGGCTGCGTAGCGGCGGGTAAATGCGCAAATTTTACATATGACACGACTAACGGAAATATAACATGCACAGGCACGGCTTGTGATATGCTCGGCTACTGA
- a CDS encoding primosomal protein N', which yields MYFYKIAVLGSNQKPLIYSSILQISNFKIVKISLKNSEKSGVILSICDEPKFKTKEILEVCETRFTEFQCELAKFISYYYTCEIGVAFGIFEPLISQSFKTFKFTKSANLTAKQNEAYDFALRHNSSLIFGDTGSGKSEIYINLIINALKTHNQALFLMPEIALTPQMTKRLKNYFGESLGVWHSKITKAKKCEILEKLQSGDIKIIAGARSALFLPFSDLGIIIVDEEHDDSYKSGQKPRYNARDLALFASKKMGVKVVLGSATPSLTTIGKQPFYRLKGTFFESKKSFIYDENIGEVSKTVISHIKKALEADKQVIVFVPVRANFRYLICKSCGALMKCPFCDLGLSYHADQNALKCHYCGYSIFYKARCQKCKSETFEAKKIGTSEILKVLQENFPNAEITKFDRDEITTQKKLEKILSEFNDKKIDILVGTQMLSKGHDYHNVALAVILGLDDQLNYPDFRAREKTLALAMQVAGRAGRNGEGEIILQTGERDFFESYIDDYDEFLNDEKEYRKNLYPPFKRLLRILISNKNEKTGLEILNEAVEILKTCQNISIIGHGKAGTKFLAGKFRFEILIRANSHTPLINAANAIKHLPNTEIDIDPVNFG from the coding sequence ATGTATTTTTACAAAATAGCGGTTTTGGGCTCAAACCAAAAACCGCTGATTTATTCTTCCATACTTCAAATTTCAAATTTTAAAATAGTCAAAATAAGTCTTAAAAACAGTGAAAAGTCAGGTGTAATACTAAGCATTTGTGATGAGCCGAAATTTAAGACAAAAGAAATTTTAGAAGTTTGTGAAACTCGTTTTACCGAATTTCAGTGCGAACTGGCAAAATTTATAAGTTACTATTATACTTGTGAAATCGGCGTAGCTTTCGGAATCTTCGAGCCGCTGATTTCACAAAGCTTTAAAACTTTTAAATTTACCAAATCAGCAAACTTGACCGCCAAACAAAACGAAGCTTACGATTTTGCATTGCGCCATAATTCAAGTCTAATTTTTGGAGACACTGGAAGCGGTAAGAGTGAAATTTATATAAATCTCATCATAAATGCGTTAAAAACTCATAATCAGGCACTTTTTTTAATGCCTGAAATCGCGCTGACCCCGCAAATGACAAAGCGCCTTAAAAATTATTTCGGGGAATCTTTAGGCGTTTGGCACTCTAAAATCACAAAAGCAAAAAAATGTGAAATTCTGGAAAAACTTCAATCAGGCGATATAAAAATAATAGCAGGAGCACGCTCTGCGCTATTTTTGCCGTTTAGCGATTTAGGAATTATAATAGTCGATGAAGAGCATGACGATAGCTATAAATCCGGTCAAAAACCAAGATATAACGCAAGAGATTTGGCTCTTTTCGCTTCAAAAAAAATGGGCGTCAAAGTCGTTTTAGGCTCAGCCACACCAAGCCTGACTACAATAGGCAAACAACCGTTTTACAGACTTAAAGGCACATTTTTTGAAAGCAAAAAAAGTTTTATTTATGATGAAAATATCGGGGAAGTCTCTAAAACCGTAATTTCTCATATAAAAAAAGCTTTGGAAGCGGATAAGCAAGTAATTGTTTTCGTGCCTGTGCGCGCAAATTTCAGATATCTGATTTGCAAAAGTTGCGGAGCGCTTATGAAATGTCCGTTTTGCGATTTGGGATTAAGTTATCACGCCGATCAAAATGCTTTAAAATGCCATTACTGCGGATATTCCATATTTTACAAAGCAAGATGTCAAAAATGCAAAAGCGAAACTTTTGAAGCCAAAAAAATCGGAACTAGTGAAATTTTAAAAGTATTGCAGGAAAATTTTCCAAACGCCGAAATTACAAAATTCGATAGAGACGAAATCACAACACAAAAAAAGCTTGAAAAAATTTTAAGTGAATTTAACGACAAAAAAATCGACATTCTGGTGGGCACTCAAATGCTCAGCAAAGGACACGATTATCATAATGTGGCTCTTGCCGTGATTTTAGGACTTGACGATCAGCTGAATTATCCAGATTTTCGCGCGCGCGAAAAAACGTTGGCTCTTGCTATGCAAGTAGCCGGACGAGCCGGCAGAAACGGAGAAGGAGAAATTATATTGCAAACCGGTGAGCGCGATTTTTTTGAAAGTTATATTGATGATTATGATGAATTTCTAAACGACGAAAAAGAGTATCGAAAAAACCTTTATCCGCCGTTTAAAAGGCTCTTACGGATTTTGATTTCAAATAAAAATGAAAAAACAGGACTTGAAATTTTAAACGAAGCGGTAGAAATTTTAAAAACTTGCCAGAATATAAGCATAATCGGGCATGGTAAAGCCGGAACAAAGTTTTTGGCAGGAAAATTCCGCTTTGAAATTTTAATCAGAGCGAATTCTCACACTCCGCTTATAAACGCGGCTAATGCTATAAAACATCTGCCGAATACGGAAATCGACATAGATCCTGTAAATTTCGGATAA